A segment of the Bdellovibrio bacteriovorus genome:
TACAACCTTTCCAGCGGTCGATTTATGTTGTTGTTCCTGCTTCGAAATGCGCCTGCGGGATTGCGTCCTTCCGAGTTGGCCAACCAGGTGGGTGTAACCCAAGCCACGATTTCAGGTTTGATCAACAGCCTAGAAAAAGCTGAATTGGTGGTTCGTGAGGGGCATCAGTCTGACGGTCGTTCCTTTGTGATTCGTCTGGCTCCAAAAGGGGAGCAGGCGATTCAGGATATCTTCCCTCAATGGTATCCACGCATTGTGAACTTCTGGAATGTGGTTTCCAACGAGGAAAAAAGCAGCCTGAACGGTCTGATGGAAAAGATGATTCAGAACAAGTCAGCGCTGACACCGAGATAGAAATTAGACATTGGAAATTTGAAATTGGAAGAAAAAAGGCCGTCTTGTGACGGCCTTTTTTAGTTTTGAACTTTGTCTTCGTTGGAATTTTTCAGTCGCAGGGAAAGTGTTTTCACCAGCGCCTTGGACCAGGCGGGTTTTGAGAACAGCACCACGTCCAGACAGTTGTTGGGGATTTCAATCAGTTCGCAGTTGGTCAGGCTCATGACGTTGGCGGATCTGGGTTCGCCGTTGATGTAGGCCATTTCACCCACGAATTCGCCGGGATTGATATGACCCAACAGGGTTTCAACACCGTTGTCAGCCTTGTAGGCTTTCAACTGCCCGCGTTTCACCAGGTACACGGACTCGGCTTTTTCACCTTCACGGATCAGAATCTGATTGGCCGCCAGGAACTTCATGCGATAGTTGGCATTGTCACCGTTCACAATCCAGTTCAAGGCGCGCGTCAGGTGTTCAATAAATGTTGCCTCATCGGTGGGGCGGGTCAGGATGTGCACCTGGCCCGTGACCACTTCGTCGACAAAGTGATCCGTGTCCGGAAGCGGTGACATGATGATGACAGCGATGCGCTCTTTTCTTTGAATCAGCTTTTGTGTCAGATCCAGAGCACTGACTTTGGCGATCTCGGAATCCACGATGACCACATTCGGGATCACGTTTTCGGCTTTGAAAAGGGCGGCACTGCCATCAGTGGCGGTGAAAACGGTGGCATTTTGTATGTGCTTGGTCAGGGTGCTTTCAATTTTCTCTGCTTCTTCCGGTTTGGCAGAAGCGATCAGAAATATTCTTTTACTTTCAAGGTCAGCCACGCGAATTCCCTTCTTCGGACTCCTTAATAAAGAATAGAGAATTCTTCGGCTTGTTCAACGACCGCGAGGGCTGCCTCGACCTTTCTACAGACGGGCGATCACGCTGCGGACATCTTCTGTATCATGATACAACCCGAAGCCGAAACGCAGGCGGTTCTTGCGTGAATCCACATGGACTCCGCGAGCATCCAGATCCCGCACCAGCTTCTGGCAGTCCTCGGTGGTGGGAAGATCGAAAGTCAGAAAGTGACCATGATGATCAAGATCCAAAGCCATCAGACGCGAGCGGTTCAGCAGGGGATGCTTCTTTTGATCCAGTTCCTGCAGAAAGACCTTTTGATTATTTTGAATGTGGGTGTGAATGGCCGTGACCGTCAGGCCTTCTTTCTTGAATGTTTCCAGCGAGGCAATCAGGCGGTACAGCGCTGAAAAGTCCATGGTGCTGCCAGCGTACTGAAGGGCATCGGTCGGATAACCCACTTCATTTCCCACGGCAGAAAGCTTGGAAAGTTCGGCAAACCATCCCGTGTGAAACGGACGGTGACGGGTGCTTGGGGGAACATAAAGGAAGCAGGCCCCTTCGCCTCCCTGGGCGTATTTGTAAGAGCCGGCAAGATAGAAAAGGCGATCTTCGATGGGCTTTAAATCCGTCGGCATCGCCATAAAGGCATGATAGCCATCCACCACGAACAAACTGTCGGCGGGGGCGGCTTTCGCCAGACGGTGAATATCGCAAGCAAGTCCTGAGTTAAAGAACACCTGGCTGACAAAGACCAGATCCCAGGCTGAGGATTTTGCTGCCGCCTCGAATCTTTCCTGGAAGGTCTCAAAGGGCAGGGTGGGCACTTTCACCACTTCAAACGGAGCCATTTCAGACAGGCGGTTGATCTGACGGTCGAAGCTGTAAAATTCTGAATCGGTGGTCAGGATGCGCAGTTTTTTATCCCAGTTCAGGGAGCTGAGCAGGCGAAAGACAAATTCGTGCGTGTTCGGGGCAAAAACAATCTGTTCGGGATGGGACAGGTTCAGATTTTCGGCGATCAGTTTTTGTGCCTGGGGAACCTTGGTGGAAAAAATGTGGTTCCATTTGTTGTCGACATATTTGCAGGAATCATCCCAGTACTGCAGGTGGGCTTCGCGGGTGGCATCCGGCCAGTAGTGGTGGCTGTGGCAGGCAAAATGGATCTGCTGGGGATGGGCATCAAGGAAGCGCTTATAAAGGTGTTTGTACATGCCCTGATGATAATAAAAAAGGGAGTCAAAGACTCCCTTTTTTATTTGCTGTGTGCGCAGCGACTAGAAGTAA
Coding sequences within it:
- a CDS encoding MarR family winged helix-turn-helix transcriptional regulator produces the protein MAKLFIQDLPSREEVHTSLTTLPVAAEPDSMAVYSNLLFLKVASEIENSLDSLLAKYNLSSGRFMLLFLLRNAPAGLRPSELANQVGVTQATISGLINSLEKAELVVREGHQSDGRSFVIRLAPKGEQAIQDIFPQWYPRIVNFWNVVSNEEKSSLNGLMEKMIQNKSALTPR
- a CDS encoding cyclic nucleotide-binding domain-containing protein, with protein sequence MADLESKRIFLIASAKPEEAEKIESTLTKHIQNATVFTATDGSAALFKAENVIPNVVIVDSEIAKVSALDLTQKLIQRKERIAVIIMSPLPDTDHFVDEVVTGQVHILTRPTDEATFIEHLTRALNWIVNGDNANYRMKFLAANQILIREGEKAESVYLVKRGQLKAYKADNGVETLLGHINPGEFVGEMAYINGEPRSANVMSLTNCELIEIPNNCLDVVLFSKPAWSKALVKTLSLRLKNSNEDKVQN
- a CDS encoding aminotransferase class V-fold PLP-dependent enzyme codes for the protein MYKHLYKRFLDAHPQQIHFACHSHHYWPDATREAHLQYWDDSCKYVDNKWNHIFSTKVPQAQKLIAENLNLSHPEQIVFAPNTHEFVFRLLSSLNWDKKLRILTTDSEFYSFDRQINRLSEMAPFEVVKVPTLPFETFQERFEAAAKSSAWDLVFVSQVFFNSGLACDIHRLAKAAPADSLFVVDGYHAFMAMPTDLKPIEDRLFYLAGSYKYAQGGEGACFLYVPPSTRHRPFHTGWFAELSKLSAVGNEVGYPTDALQYAGSTMDFSALYRLIASLETFKKEGLTVTAIHTHIQNNQKVFLQELDQKKHPLLNRSRLMALDLDHHGHFLTFDLPTTEDCQKLVRDLDARGVHVDSRKNRLRFGFGLYHDTEDVRSVIARL